In Nymphalis io chromosome 9, ilAglIoxx1.1, whole genome shotgun sequence, the genomic window attaaaattaagcaattagttaatttagtttttttttttcatttgtaaggTTTGTTATGAGTATAAAATTCTAGCTATGTCCAGCGGTTTTATCtacgttaaatttttattatacatggaatattaaaaaattcttaaacAAATACAATGTTTAATAATCAAAGCCTGGGGAAATTTCCAATAatcctgaaaatatttttactgataaCATGATATATATTCTACTTATTTTCCTATGATAGCAGTAAAACAGTAGACAAAACCGATTTGGATACAGGGGCAattccataataataaatagcatttttaaattaatagcatttgtaatttttacctGTTTATAAGATTACTTTGGacaaatagacaaaaatattgttttttgtatagattaaaaataatatctaaatctCTAAACATTATAATGACGATATTGTGGTGATATGTTACTATATTCAAATGAAACAAAGTATTTATGCTGTTTTGGCAGCTTTGAAGTtcctataatacaataaaatcatacataaaaattcatgtacaataattataattacaatttattaaaatttaaaactattatcatTACACCAAGACTATGGGTAATAAAGttcttactttaatataaaaatttcttatcacatgatgtttaattaaaaaaatgtttggatAATTACTGCTATTAATATATCAggtgaaattaattaatgtttttagcTATTTTAAGAAtctaaatttacaatatatttactttttacggTTAGAGATCtgcattgtatttattttgagaaTAAGTACAGAAATGTTCTAGTACACTGTTACCTTTTATTGATGccatagtttaattaaatctaCGAACTGGACCCGACTGTTTTTTGAACATAATTTGTAAATGGTTAAATTATCAAGCAATATGAAAACAGTAACTACTGAAAATATTAGACCCCGAGGCTTTCAACAatcaatcttttattttaacatttttattgtattacattttttttcattactccTGTATACATTtggtaaaaaatttaataattgaaacatATTGTATTATCAACATAGTACCAAAAACCAAACAATTCTATTGAACAGTTACTGAATGTTTTAACATATGCAATATTATATCTACTTATTAACAACAGTTGATGTGTTATCGTtccatatatacaataatttcatGTAACATACAAAAGTAACCAATTATTTCAGCTAATTACTTATCCAAGTTATTTCATTGTGAGCTTTTCCATTtacaatttatgttatttttttaaagaatacaaaataCTGACACctattttaacatcatattgttaatcattaaataaaataagataattacagtatttttgtaaaaaatgtcgTTAATAAAATAGAGAGTTGTCTATTGTGTAAATTTGATATCTTACATGAAACTGTAACTTATATGCTATGGTTGCTATGTTgtgatgtttataaaataaaagtttattttaatgaactgCTTTTCAATGTAGAtggtattacttttttttagctTCTTTTATTGCCATAAATGCTTGTCTCAAACAGCATAACACTCCAGGAACATCATTTGTTTCTTTTAACTTCTGTTGAAGATCCTTAAATGTTTTGAGTTTTGGGTTGATGCTCTGCACTAAAACATATCagtgttattgttgtatttcaaaattttaactaCTTAATTTATCACCATATATATAGTCCGCCAGACTGATTCCCGCggtagccaatctcaagagagatcagCCAACTGCTCTCtaatccctaactctcatagCCCAATCACTCCGACGCTCCAGCAATGTGACaccgaccggaaagagttcaggtgcaggaccaactcGCTACATGCTTTCGAGGCACTAAGAATTTTCAACATAAAatctcaataatatattattggctcgacctgggatttgaacccaggacctccgggtccacggccttacatgtagccactagaccaacgagtcagtCAATCatcatatagttttatattgaaGAAACCTTATGATACTTAAAATACTTACATTCATATTTTCCTGATTCAATGTTTCGTAATAATCTAACTGAATAGTTCTCTGTCTCTTTTTTAGCTTCAGTAAAAAATTGCACATAAACAACCTGGGAATTGTCACTTCTAGAttctattgaataatatatctttaaaaacttCTTATAGCATTTTTTAGCCATTAAAAATGCTTCATGTGTTTCTTTTATCTCTTGCGTGAGAAGTTTTTGATCTGTAACattcaaagtaaattaatactCCATACAGGAAgactaaatatgtatatgttaaatatatttttgcttcaAGTAACTGGAATAtcgtcataatatataaaacaaatgaattcaTGCTATTAGTCATTTAATAAGCATATTCACAGTAACaagaaatatgtatttgttattagAAAACGCAACTGGCCTTGCTTGAAGTTCTCATATTGGGTTTGCTGCTTAGTTAATTCATTAAGTTGTAAAGCAATTTCTTGTCTTAATTCTTTATTACTCTCAATGATTAATTTCAATTCTTCGTCGTATGTTTGGGCTATATTCgcttgataattaatattttcaattaaaaatccGTCTTCAAGAGCTTTAAGGACATTTTCgcatatgttatttaattgtaactCGAAATTGCTATAACAACTCTCTTCAATTtcactaatattaattttataattccacTTTGCTTCAATTACGCTCATTTTGCAAATTTGAATATACAcacaacatttaattatttattagcaaaAGCTCATGGAAGTAGACCTAATTCTTTTAGATGTCCTTTTTTCGTAAACTATAACCGGTCTTCTAAACATTAACAAAACACAACTGCAATAAGTAActaatgataaaatttcatttgCGATAGAGCCACAAGTTAAAGATACCTAacgtttatttttcaaaaatcaaaGCTAAATCCCATTTGAAATTACCGACAGCCTGACGTTAATGACGAACTGTCAATGTATTGccagttataattataatatactgatTTAGGCCTAGTACGCACTGTGATTAAATGCGAGTTGTTTAGGAATAACTGAAAATACCAAACCATGTACTTTTTAACGTTTTtgcctaattttattttattacgatactaaaacgtaaaaaaaagtaatcaaaaaaAGTAAAGCTAGTGAGTGAGTCAATTAAAGATTCAAATCACATAAATCTTATTACATTTTGCCCAATCTACTTCATACAATTAATCGATCGAAATACAGTTTTATTCGAATAACTTGGGAGAGTCTTTaagctttaaataaatgattgaaaaaatctttaattaatcGTAGAACCTTATGTAccttaactttttattcttttgataaatatatttatttgtcatatttaccttaatatttaaataattgaagcaGTAGCAATCAAgactttttcaaaataatatgaacGCAGATTTTGTTGTAAAATGGGCAGATGGGCTATTTGTCACAGTGACACTAACTTCGTCTTTCATAGTCTGTTTTggttttttattctattcttgTAGGTAATAAAAGATTAAAGAATCACTTTAGACTATATggttcttgttttatttttcatgtatttgtttatttatatgctaACAATTAATTTACAGATACTTACTATGTCTAAAAAGGATTTTCTGATGCGGAAATTTATGATTTACACCTGACCCCTTGTTTCTTCATGAAAGGAGAGGATGGTTCGTAAatgttttgattaataaatttatttcttttttaaatttttgttttgtaattttcagaaaaacttttaacattgtataatttattctagGTTCTCAAGATAAAGTTACAATTTAATAGAACGCCGATTTTTGGTCATTATGTTGCATAGAACAACATTTGAAATATTGAGTAAGGCTGCTGGTGTATTAGACCAACAATTTATGTTTTGGAAAACTTTGTATTATATCTTATCAAATGGGCCATTGTCTTAGTTGTTTTAATAATCAAGCAAATGCTGATGTGGACACATCACAAAGACCAAAAGAtggtaagttattattttgtttgtctgCTATAATCATCACAATATGAATCATAAACTCATGCTAAACTATTTCTTAAGAACTcgtatgtatttcttttattatatatattatatattgtatttaattttattttacagagaTGACAGAAATTGTCACTAGTAATCAAGTTCCCACTGTCATGATATCAGATTATCCTCAAGAGGAACCGTTACTGCATAACAATGATAACAGTATAAACTGTTACAGAAATAGCAGCCACATAACAAATGCGAATGCATTAAATTCCTTAGACGAGTATTGCTGTAATGATACAGTTCATAAAATGcatgtaaataatgataaaacccCTAAATCTTTTTACCAGAAATTGCCCTCTATACCTCGTAGCATGTCTTCTATTGGTTCAGGTGAATCTCGGATATCTGAAtcaaaaattaatcaattatttgacCAATACAAAGATTCTTTAGAAGATGCTATACTTGCAGAGGGCATTGAAAATTTGTGCAATGATCTGCAATTAAATCCAGATGATTTTAAAGTGTTAGTACTTGCATGGAAATTAAATGCTAGTCAAATGTGCAGATTTACCAAAATGGAATTTGTTCAAGGGTTAAAAAGTATGAAATCAGATTCAATAAAGGGCATACAGCAAAAACTAAATgacataataaatgaattaaaaagagATTCAGAACAGTTCAAAGATTTGTACAGATTTACTTTTAAGTTTGGTTTAGATGTTACATCTGGCCAAAGGATACTGCCAGCAGACATAGCTGTGCTATTATGGCGCCTAGTCTTCACAATTGACGAACCTCCTATATTA contains:
- the LOC126770655 gene encoding uncharacterized protein LOC126770655, with the translated sequence MSVIEAKWNYKINISEIEESCYSNFELQLNNICENVLKALEDGFLIENINYQANIAQTYDEELKLIIESNKELRQEIALQLNELTKQQTQYENFKQDQKLLTQEIKETHEAFLMAKKCYKKFLKIYYSIESRSDNSQVVYVQFFTEAKKETENYSVRLLRNIESGKYELQSINPKLKTFKDLQQKLKETNDVPGVLCCLRQAFMAIKEAKKK
- the LOC126770612 gene encoding DCN1-like protein 3, producing MGHCLSCFNNQANADVDTSQRPKDEMTEIVTSNQVPTVMISDYPQEEPLLHNNDNSINCYRNSSHITNANALNSLDEYCCNDTVHKMHVNNDKTPKSFYQKLPSIPRSMSSIGSGESRISESKINQLFDQYKDSLEDAILAEGIENLCNDLQLNPDDFKVLVLAWKLNASQMCRFTKMEFVQGLKSMKSDSIKGIQQKLNDIINELKRDSEQFKDLYRFTFKFGLDVTSGQRILPADIAVLLWRLVFTIDEPPILDRWLSYLEKNTHIRGIPKDTWYMFLNFCEYVGDDLSSYDDTEAWPSLFDDFVEFENDQVNQNVTKNITKIQD